GAAACACTTGCTTTTCCACTGGTTTAATGACTGGGCTGTATCCAAACCCGAAGGGTCATTTTGGATGCTTTGGTCTCCAGAGTGCAGAGGCTGGGTTCCCTCCCAGGCCAGTGCACTGTGTCTGTGTTAGCAGCCTGCAGATGGCACATTCAGCCTCACCTCTCCTGAGACACTCCCACCCCTCCCAAGGCACCTGCTGAAGGTACCACTGACTGTTTAGAGGCTCCTGAGGTGCTTACTGGCACAGTGGGCTGGGCCAGCTTGTGGGTGAGTTAGAAATAAAGCTGAGAACAGgtgagctgaaaaaaaaaactacttgTGATCCAAAGACGCCTAAATTCATTGTTAACACAAATACAAGCAAGGATAACATTCCAGAATCTTTTGCAGGGGAGCTCACCCAACAATTATCAAAAGCATTGGGCAAACCAGCACAGGTAAGTCCATTTGCtgaaattttttccttctttagcCAGCTATGCCTATGCAATGAGCTGTTTCTGAGTGATAGCCTTGATAAACTAATATAGCTAAGGACTCACCAGTATTTGCAGTCTTCTCTCTGGGAGAATATCAAGTACTTGTTCACTGTAATTTAGTTTTGTTGGGGTCTCAAAACTCTGGATTATTCAAGCTAGCTTTGTGTAGGATGATCTTGCATGTAGTTATCTGTAGGTGAAGACACTGGATGTATGTGGGATGTGTCCACAGGTACCTGTGAATGCCTCTCAAGAACCTGGCTGAGTGAAAAGTAAACCTCAGCCTCCACTTCCTTGCTGAGTCCTGTTGAATAAGTGCCACCAAACTGCCTGTAGCCTAGTGGTTACAGCTGAAgtacaaaaattatttattcagctTGCTTGGACATCTGGCAAAAATATCTGTGTGGCATCCTGCTATTTGTAGTCAAAACACCAGAGTAAAAGCTGCCTGCTGGTTTCACTACCAAACTGGAGGGGTTTTACCTGCCAAAGCATATGGCATATGGCAGCATGCTACTGAGGTGAAGTCCTGAAATACAGGTATTGAGGGTCTTATAAGGATTTATACGGCTGTTATTTTCTTAATACTGACTGGTCACTAGTCACTGTATCAGTTTCTTCCTGAAGGTTGTAGAATatgaaaaaccaaaagaaaacttCTCTACAGAGCTGTAAACTTAATAAGATGAGCTGTACCTCAGTTGCTGTAGCAGCAGTAACTTCAGTGAATTGGCTATGGATCTGTAGCTGCTTGTTTAAGCACCCTTTGTGCATATTCACTGCccattttcagaaaatgtttacTTTGCTTTGGGAGTGATGCTTTGAAACTGTGGAAAGAATGAAGTTTTGGTGCCTACAGAAAGGCTTGCTGGGGAGCCCTCAGAGCCCTTTCTCTAAGCACTGGGACACCTGAACACATTAAAATCTTACATAAAACTGATGTGTTTTATTCCTctttaaaaaatcacatttttatcAGTCTAGCAACCAAGTACTTGTTGTTGGGGGGGCAAGGGGTGTGTCTTGCATAACAGCTTCTGAATATAAAGCTagaggccagggctgggatgcagCTGGAACAGGTTTGTGCAGCTGTGTGGAAGGGCTATGTAATGGGACTTACAAATATACAGGGAATaacaaagagatttttctgaAGAGGACATACAGGCTCTTCGTGACAAAGGAGGCAATAGGAAAGGGAGACTCTCTTAGTTATAacacagaaagaaggaaaggattAGGGTGGGCTGGAATGCAAAGCTTTTCTCTCACAGAAACCTTGCAATTGGGAAAAATAAGGATTTTTAATCAAATAGGGTTTTTTCCTAATTGAAGAACGGttccaaatattttcaaactgctctaagaagaaaataatgctGATTAATGCCTCaacttgatttttcttttaatagtgATAACCTTATTCCTGGGTAGGAGTTCAAGGCATGGATTTACCTACATTTGGCATAAAGTCAAGAGCACATGGTGTCCAGACAGGGGAGAACAGAGCCAAGCAAGTGGTACCTCAGCAGGATCTCCTTGGCTTATCCTGTACTGCTGTGGTCTGATGCACCTCACACCCAAACAAACTGTAAATGATGGCCAAGACTAATTACCCAGACAACTCCTGGTACTCAGGCTGGCTTGTTTTACCAAGAGGGGGAATTGCTGCCGAGTTCCAACGATGCGCTGCTAATGAACGTGGGTAAGAACAGCACAGAAGGCAGAAGAATGCCAGAGGAACTGATCCCCAGATTCCCCAGTGTGTGGATCTGACACTGTGTATTAGCAGCAGGGAAAATCGAGGGCTGGTCATTAATATTAACATAGAtactttcttctgtttttcctgatatccagaaCAAAAGCAGGATTAGGCTGTATTTGTTTAATGAGGTGGATGTTGATTTAGGCCTCTGCTGTGTCAGTTCACATTTACCTCAGCAGGGAAgactgcagcaggagccagtGAGGTGCAAAATCTCTCTGGAACGAAATGCAGCAGCAGGACCATTGCACTCCCCCTCGCCCCTGACCTTCCCACACAGGCAGGGGGAGCCTGCTGGCTCGGAGGAGGTGCTGCAGATACTCCAGGTCACTGAGCTCCTGGAGCACCTGGACTAGGAAGCCTGAAAACTATGGAGTCTTTGTACTGGCCTTTGACACAGCAGTGAGGATCTTGGAGTAGAATGCAAATCTAGACAGCAAGTTGTCAACAAATGAAAGCCTTGCATATCAAAAACATGCACTTATTTTCACTGCAATTTAGGTACATAAATGCCTTCCTGGACTTTCAAAACTTTTCTTAACACCTCAAAGATAATAACattgattttcttcttccaaCAGTATTTAGCAATACAGATCTTCCTTGGTCAGGTGATGTCCTTTGGTGGCTCCACAGACCCTTGTGCTATGTGCTTTCTCTACAGCATTGGAAAGTTAGGGGAGCAGGAGAACAAGGTCTACTCCAAATTTCTTTGTGACCTGATGAGCAAACAACTGAAAACACCATCTGACAGGCGAGCTCATACAGCAACTTGTCTGACATGGCTTTCCACAGCCTGTTAAAACTATTCATCCCAGGCTGGTCCTTTGGTGCTCTCTATTAATGTGCTGATTGAAGACATCAAATGCCATCAAATGAGCAACTCCCCagctaaaaagaaaagagcCATTGCATGAGCTgaagctgcagaattctttggTTAAAATGATGTAGGGTCAGGCACTGTATGTACCCACAGATATCACGTGCAAAAGACCTGGTACAGACAGAACTTGATCACTAGGAACTCCAGAATGCAAATAGATGGGGCATTAAAaggggcaggaggaagggagtGTGAGGCCTGGGAAGGATGAAGCCCCAGGGGAGATCTGCAGGGTGTCCTGGTGCAGGAGCACCCTGGCCAGCCTGCAGCACTCTGCTCTCACTGTTAGCAGTGCTTGTCTTCCCTTCCAGAATCTACGTCAGCTTCTTTGACATCAGTCCTGGCAATGTGGGCTGGAACAACAGCACCTTCCCTTGAGGTGCCCTGGGGTGATCACCGCTTATTCCTGAGCCCTCACCGTGGTTTGAGAGCTGCAGTTCCAGTCACCTTCTGGCATCTGCCAAATACAAAATGCATTGGTATCGTAGTTGCTGCTACTCACTGCTGTTTATCTTGTCTGCTGCTTCAataaaaatgcagcagaaatCTTATGTCTGAGACCTTCCTGTTATGCTGGGAAGACCTGAAGTTGAGATGGAGGGTGCCTTCTCAAAATACTCTCAAGAGAagcttttctttcaaaaaaaggTTTAGTCGTATATGAAGATGAACGCTCCTTTTGCCTTTGCCCTGTCCATGCTCAAGAGCCAAATTTCAAGAAGGGATAAATATATCTTGACCTGGTTTCAAGATATATTTAAGTTAGTAGATGTGTAAATGTTGCACATGGACCTGCTTTCAAAAGGAGCAAAGACATGATTACCTCTTATTTGAAAGAAATAGATGTAGTCCAGGTCCTCTTTAGGCCTAACACTACAGGGATATCTAGCTGAGTAACAGAAAAACTTGTGCTGTGAGTCTCCCAGgcctcagcacaggcagagggagCGAGTGGAAAAAACCACTGTTCACTGCTGTGCCCTCCCCTTTTCATCCACTGAACAATTTGTAGTGACAGCAAAGATTAGAGCACAGCTCAGAAAGAGGCAGAAGCACAGCAAGCCACAGCAATTCCTAGGGACTGAAGTGGTGAATTAATTATGAAAGGAAGATTTGCatacaaatatttattatttaagcCCTTGGTCAGATAAGATAATTTGCTtccaaagtaaaataaaagattGAGTAGAGATGTTTCCTGAAATTCTATAGTTAAGTGTATTGTGAGTTTTTTCTGGAAGAGCAAACCTTCTCACAGCCCTGTTCTGAACTCTATTGTTAACATCCCATTGTGTCCCTACCACAGCTTTGCTTTGCAGCCACAGACTTTAAATACAGACCTGCACCTCAAACAACAAAAATGCTTTGTTGGGATAACAAATGGAAGCTGCTTTGGTGAAAGCTTCTTTCTTAGTCAGGGAGGTAAAAGAGAATGTAATTGCACATATCTCTCCATTGAGTGACAGCATAACCTGTGGGCTTGGCAGGCCACAGGTCAAGCACACCAGTGGTGATGTTGCTCTCAAGCTTTTCTCCCCACACAGGTAGAATCCCCACCCCATCTCCACAAAACAAACCTAGGCGACAGGAAAAAGTGGAACTATGCATTGGCAGGGAGCTGAGGATATCAAAGGGAGGAAACTTAATCAGTTTTTAGTGGCTGCTCTTAAGCACTGCTAATCACTAGAACATGAAGTGCTCCAGTTCTCAGCATTATAACCGGTGTCACTCCACTGCACTCCCGTGTGACACCACCCCTCACTCCTCATTCCGGGCTATGAGTGCCCACATCTGTAATATGTACGTGTGGGCAAGCTTTCTAGCAGCACAGCGCACGATCGCTGTGTGTGCAATGTCTGGGCGGAGAGGGCTCCGGGCCTGATCCTCTTTAGCCTTCCTGTGAGTCATTTCGTTAGCAGAGCAGCGCTGCCGCCGTCGGGGCAGGCAAGAGCCAGGGCGGGGAGCCGTGTCCTGGCAGCCTACGTGCATGGCATCACACAGAGCAGCATTCGGCTCGGCTCTGCCGCCTCCCACCTCCGACAGGCACACACCAGTTCATGCCTAAGCAAACCAAAATTCACTTCTGCCTCTTTCCAGTAGAAAAATATGATGTGAAAATGGGGAGGCTGAGGAGCAATAAGCAATTTTTAATTTGACTGAAATACATTAGAGAATAATTTATATGGCAGCAAGGCAGACGTTTCTGCTTACACCGAGCTAAAGCTGTTACACACAGTTAAAGCAAAACCGCTACAAATGTTACTTtattttgcaaaagaaaaaaaatctcggAGTCAGGCCAAGTACCCCTTTTTGCAACTGCCGAGCTGGGGCCTACATCCCTCTCTGGCCCTGATCCCGCAGAAACCAGTGGGAGTGCCGCAGCGGTACCATCACATGCCCTGGTGTCAGGTTATGCATGAGCTGCCCAGAGCGCCCGGAAGGAGCGCTCCAGAACTCCGTTCCAGGAAGCAGCCTGCAACAAGCCCTCCAAAAATGTTCAGTGGCAGTAACAAAGCCAAGCAATAACGGCGGAGCGGGGCAGACCTCCGGTCGAGAGCCAGCCGCGGGAGGGGTCGGCACACGGCAGAGGGGCGCAGACCGCGGAGCCGGCGTGAGCGTGTGTCCCCGCCccgctccctcccctcccctccctgccggGCGGGGCCGCTTTGCGTGCGGGGCGGCCCCGAGCGCTAAAAGCGCCGCTGACGCCTCCCCGCTGCACTGTGCCGGTCCCGCCGTTCGCTTAGGCTGCTgtcgccggccccgccgcccccacCGCCGCCACCATGCCCATGTTCGCCATCTACACCAATGTCTGCAAGGACGCCGTGCCCGACAGCCTGCTGGGCGACCTCACCCAGCAGCTGGCCAAGGCCACTGGCAAGCCCGCGCAGGTgagggcggggagcggggcgaGCACGTGCGCGGCGGGCCCGGCGGGAGGGGCGGCGGCCGAGCGGCCCGGGGGCGCCGCCGCTCCCTTGGGCCCCGGGGGCATCGCCGCTCCCTCATCGCCGCTCGCTCGGGCCCCGGGGGCATCGCCGCTCCCTCATCGCCGCTCGCTCGGGCCCCGGGGGCATCGCCGCTCCCTCGGgcccgcgggcgggcgggccgCGGCCGCCGAGGAGCAGCTGCGGCACagcgcggcggcggccccgctgCTCCGGAGGAAGGAGCCGGTGCCCGTTCCACCCCGCGGCGCCGAGTCTCCCGATGGCCGgcccctgcctggagcagcagccggGCCTGCAGGAGCGCGGCGCTCACGTAGCCGGGGATGTGCTGCGCCTGTGCCGGCGTCGCGGCTGGGGCAGCGGAGCTGCGCAGTGCACGGACGCGCCCGGGCAGAGGCTCGGATAGACCGAGCGCTCCGGGCAGCTCACACGGCCCCTCCTGGGCCAGAccgcagcagccccaggagccggAGCCCGATAAGACCGAATCGCTGCCCGGCTCTCCGGCAGGTCCGAGATTTGGGGATGTGCGCCCCGGCACGCAGGCACAGTTCTCGGGCCTTTATCTCGCTCCGCCCCGCGCGGTGGCGCGGCTGTGGCGGGCAGGAGTGCCCGCCTCGCCGGCGGCTTTGTGCACACATAACCGCGTTCCTAAAGCTGAGAGCCGGGCCGAGGGTCCCCGCAGCCCCCAGGGCCGTGCCCCCGGTGGGGGCTGCCGGGCCTGAGCCTCCCCCGGGCCTGGggagcactgaagagctgccTGGCCCCAGTTCAGCTGCTCTGTTTGCAGTTGGTACCTAAAGCAGATTTTGGTCAGGAGAGGGCAGTTCAGACAGCCTGTAACGGAGCGTTTCCCTACCTCCCGCAGTACATAGCTGTGCACATCATACCTGACCAGATGATGTCCTTCGGGGGCTCCACTGATCCCTGTGCGCTCTGCAGCCTCTACAGCATCGGCAAAATAGGAGGGCAGCAGAACAAGACTTACACCAAGATGCTGTGTGATCTGATCTCGAAGCACTTGCACGTATCTGCAGACAGGTAAGGCTGGGACACAGTTTAACCGTATTGATCTGGCTTTCTGAAACTGCTTTGAAAAGtctatttaaaaatttaaaatgccaGGAATAAGTCCATGTGTTCTAGAAAATACCAAGTGATTGCTTGCAGCATTTTCACGTCCAC
The Passer domesticus isolate bPasDom1 chromosome 17, bPasDom1.hap1, whole genome shotgun sequence DNA segment above includes these coding regions:
- the MIF gene encoding macrophage migration inhibitory factor; the encoded protein is MPMFAIYTNVCKDAVPDSLLGDLTQQLAKATGKPAQYIAVHIIPDQMMSFGGSTDPCALCSLYSIGKIGGQQNKTYTKMLCDLISKHLHVSADRVYINYFDMNAANVGWNGSTFA